Proteins encoded in a region of the Benincasa hispida cultivar B227 chromosome 2, ASM972705v1, whole genome shotgun sequence genome:
- the LOC120070934 gene encoding uncharacterized protein LOC120070934 isoform X3 — protein MEQQQQKKRLCSHSRTSSSKGKRKRQPHSLFDLNTTFSLLLAAVSNPHNPYSASLIPKCLTHLHSALLPQSPHPLHTLPPPILSLLPLLILSQRQRIASRAAEIVGSASLLSLRMNEVIALDDGVVRALISALACSKRMVALAACNALLDLSTTSFGRQSLVHFSAIQRLISAFLQVSASSEMSVSVGTVYNENSVSLKARFEGDELSVSILNAAIVLINTCHFIHLEKIPGYHLKAFLAFLRNQWIEVRSKMMQINKIKCSQEQFDMSNISTNDLAVSIFRLSVSTDRVSGVFPVKEVKTLLGLSGSNFEEFMLNHWEASPWLMRKSSRTINEEADIIGSFMGSMTSIEKIHSFVSPMLGRLVSCSPIASDELDIHNFLEEARNELGFPLIYQQDIRVLRTDERLKKEIHFFHKNFEPCCTKGPHFLKLNDALKCEEAFKEGYTIALRGMEFRCEKIAAIANTVACLFGQPSVGANMYLTPPSSQGLARHYDDHCVFVCQLAGSKQWTVFSPPRTCLPRLYDSHEFPSCSEVESPFTVGRQFLLREGDVLYIPRGFLHEARTVNDGPDGSSLHLTFGIEIEPPFENKSCAVTNMLFVKYGTLTCFHGTQATFWTQYFWKSRWEGFVHTAVYCWNWSHNPKEYDTLFAPMSLELLHFAIWLISVSDHNFRKACLVAASSLASDTNNRLDLNQKATFSRLIDKISRESKFLEVVAGIKISIEKDEDPFHRMRWIRLLNVDGKESVKEGLPSEAKS, from the exons ATGGAGCAGCAACAGCAGAAGAAGAGGCTTTGTAGCCATAGCCGCACCTCTTCTTCCAAAGGCAAACGAAAGAGACAACCCCATTCCCTCTTCGATCTCAATACcactttctctcttcttctcgcCGCCGTCTCTAACCCTCACAATCCCTACTCTGCTTCCTTGATTCCCAAATGCTTAACCCACCTCCATTCCGCTCTTCTTCCTCAATCTCCACACCCTCTCCATACTCTTCCCCCTCCAATCctctctcttcttcctcttctcatTCTTTCCCA GCGCCAACGAATTGCTTCTCGTGCTGCTGAGATTGTGGGTTCTGCTTCGCTTCTCTCCCTCCGTATGAATGAAGTGATTGCTTTGGATGATGGGGTTGTGAGGGCTTTGATCTCGGCTTTGGCGTGTTCTAAGAGAATGGTTGCGTTGGCTGCTTGTAATGCTCTTCTCGATTTGTCCACCACGTCGTTTGGCCGGCAAAGCTTGGTGCATTTCTCTGCTATCCAGCGTCTTAT ATCTGCATTTCTGCAGGTTTCAGCCTCTTCAGAGATGTCGGTTTCCGTAGGCACTGTATATAATGAAAATTCTGTAAGCTTGAAGGCAAGATTTGAAGGAGATGAACTTTCAGTATCAATTCTGAATGCAGCTATAGTTCTCATTAACACTTGCCATTTCATACATTTGGAAAAGATACCAGGCTACCACTTGAAAGCATTCTTGGCATTTTTGAGAAATCAATGGATAGAAGTGCGTAGTAAAATGATGCAAATTAACAAAATCAAGTGCTCGCAGGAGCAATTTGATATGAGCAACATTAGCACCAATGATTTGGCTGTGAGTATTTTTAGGCTCTCTGTCAGTACCGATCGCGTTAGCGGAGTTTTTCCAGTGAAGGAGGTTAAAACTTTATTGGGTTTAAGTGGGTCAAACTTTGAAGAATTTATGCTCAACCACTGGGAAGCATCACCATGGCTCATGCGGAAATCCTCAAGAACCATAAATGAAGAAGCTGATATCATCGGATCATTTATGGGGTCTATGACCTCAATTGAAAAGATTCATTCCTTTGTTTCACCAATGCTTGGAAGGTTAGTTTCTTGTAGTCCAATTGCCTCAGATGAACTAGATATACATAATTTCTTAGAGGAGGCAAGAAATGAATTGggatttcctttaatttatcAGCAAGATATACGTGTCCTGAGAACAGATGAGCGTTTGAAAAAAGAGATACATTTCTTTCATAAGAATTTTGAGCCATGCTGCACAAAGGGCCCTCATTTCTTGAAGTTAAATGATGCGCTAAAATGTGAAGAAGCTTTTAAGGAGGGTTATACAATTGCTTTGCGTGGGATGGAATTTCGATGTGAGAAGATTGCTGCTATTGCCAATACTGTAGCATGTCTGTTTGGTCAACCATCTGTAGGTGCTAATATGTACTTGACACCTCCAAGTTCTCAGGGTTTGGCTCGTCATTATGATGATCATTGCGTGTTTGTATGCCAGCTTGCTGGAAGCAAGCAGTGGACTGTTTTTAGTCCACCAAGGACGTGTTTACCTCGCTTGTATGATTCTCATGAATTCCCAAGTTGTTCAGAGGTTGAGAGTCCATTCACGGTTGGAAGACAATTTTTACTAAGGGAGGGTGATGTTTTATATATTCCTCGAGGATTTCTTCATGAGGCTCGTACTGTAAATGATGGTCCTGATGGGTCTTCCCTACACCTTACTTTTGGTATTGAGATTGAACCTCCTTTTGA GAACAAGTCATGTGCTGTGACCAACATGCTTTTTGTCAAGTATGGAACCTTGACATGTTTCCATGGGACACAAGCAACTTTTTGGACCCAATACTTCTGGAAAAGCAG GTGGGAAGGATTTGTTCATACTGCTGTCTACTGTTGGAATTGGAGTCATAACCCAAAGGAATATGATACTTTGTTTGCACCCATGTCTCTAGAACTGCTGCACTTTGCAATTTGGTTAATTAGTGTCTCTGATCATAACTTTCGAAAGGCTTGCTTGGTAGCAGCTAGTTCACTGGCCTCAGACACCAACAATAGGCTTGACCTGAACCAAAAGGCTACTTTCAGTAGATTGATAGATAAGATCAGTAGAGAGTCAAAATTCTTGGAAGTGGTTGCTGGTATAAAAATTTCCATTGAGAAAGACGAAGATCCCTTTCATCGGATGAGATGGATTAGGCTTCTCAACGTAGATGGGAAAGAAAGTGTCAAAGAAG GTCTTCCTTCGGAGGCGAAAAGTTGA
- the LOC120070934 gene encoding uncharacterized protein LOC120070934 isoform X5, giving the protein MSVSVGTVYNENSVSLKARFEGDELSVSILNAAIVLINTCHFIHLEKIPGYHLKAFLAFLRNQWIEVRSKMMQINKIKCSQEQFDMSNISTNDLAVSIFRLSVSTDRVSGVFPVKEVKTLLGLSGSNFEEFMLNHWEASPWLMRKSSRTINEEADIIGSFMGSMTSIEKIHSFVSPMLGRLVSCSPIASDELDIHNFLEEARNELGFPLIYQQDIRVLRTDERLKKEIHFFHKNFEPCCTKGPHFLKLNDALKCEEAFKEGYTIALRGMEFRCEKIAAIANTVACLFGQPSVGANMYLTPPSSQGLARHYDDHCVFVCQLAGSKQWTVFSPPRTCLPRLYDSHEFPSCSEVESPFTVGRQFLLREGDVLYIPRGFLHEARTVNDGPDGSSLHLTFGIEIEPPFENKSCAVTNMLFVKYGTLTCFHGTQATFWTQYFWKSRWEGFVHTAVYCWNWSHNPKEYDTLFAPMSLELLHFAIWLISVSDHNFRKACLVAASSLASDTNNRLDLNQKATFSRLIDKISRESKFLEVVAGIKISIEKDEDPFHRMRWIRLLNVDGKESVKEGKWTMPSIGIKDLLSTCVNHREKMETIFVEVKSRFCSEVRFENAVECYKKLLKRFRKVRSQYTKGMISLH; this is encoded by the exons ATGTCGGTTTCCGTAGGCACTGTATATAATGAAAATTCTGTAAGCTTGAAGGCAAGATTTGAAGGAGATGAACTTTCAGTATCAATTCTGAATGCAGCTATAGTTCTCATTAACACTTGCCATTTCATACATTTGGAAAAGATACCAGGCTACCACTTGAAAGCATTCTTGGCATTTTTGAGAAATCAATGGATAGAAGTGCGTAGTAAAATGATGCAAATTAACAAAATCAAGTGCTCGCAGGAGCAATTTGATATGAGCAACATTAGCACCAATGATTTGGCTGTGAGTATTTTTAGGCTCTCTGTCAGTACCGATCGCGTTAGCGGAGTTTTTCCAGTGAAGGAGGTTAAAACTTTATTGGGTTTAAGTGGGTCAAACTTTGAAGAATTTATGCTCAACCACTGGGAAGCATCACCATGGCTCATGCGGAAATCCTCAAGAACCATAAATGAAGAAGCTGATATCATCGGATCATTTATGGGGTCTATGACCTCAATTGAAAAGATTCATTCCTTTGTTTCACCAATGCTTGGAAGGTTAGTTTCTTGTAGTCCAATTGCCTCAGATGAACTAGATATACATAATTTCTTAGAGGAGGCAAGAAATGAATTGggatttcctttaatttatcAGCAAGATATACGTGTCCTGAGAACAGATGAGCGTTTGAAAAAAGAGATACATTTCTTTCATAAGAATTTTGAGCCATGCTGCACAAAGGGCCCTCATTTCTTGAAGTTAAATGATGCGCTAAAATGTGAAGAAGCTTTTAAGGAGGGTTATACAATTGCTTTGCGTGGGATGGAATTTCGATGTGAGAAGATTGCTGCTATTGCCAATACTGTAGCATGTCTGTTTGGTCAACCATCTGTAGGTGCTAATATGTACTTGACACCTCCAAGTTCTCAGGGTTTGGCTCGTCATTATGATGATCATTGCGTGTTTGTATGCCAGCTTGCTGGAAGCAAGCAGTGGACTGTTTTTAGTCCACCAAGGACGTGTTTACCTCGCTTGTATGATTCTCATGAATTCCCAAGTTGTTCAGAGGTTGAGAGTCCATTCACGGTTGGAAGACAATTTTTACTAAGGGAGGGTGATGTTTTATATATTCCTCGAGGATTTCTTCATGAGGCTCGTACTGTAAATGATGGTCCTGATGGGTCTTCCCTACACCTTACTTTTGGTATTGAGATTGAACCTCCTTTTGA GAACAAGTCATGTGCTGTGACCAACATGCTTTTTGTCAAGTATGGAACCTTGACATGTTTCCATGGGACACAAGCAACTTTTTGGACCCAATACTTCTGGAAAAGCAG GTGGGAAGGATTTGTTCATACTGCTGTCTACTGTTGGAATTGGAGTCATAACCCAAAGGAATATGATACTTTGTTTGCACCCATGTCTCTAGAACTGCTGCACTTTGCAATTTGGTTAATTAGTGTCTCTGATCATAACTTTCGAAAGGCTTGCTTGGTAGCAGCTAGTTCACTGGCCTCAGACACCAACAATAGGCTTGACCTGAACCAAAAGGCTACTTTCAGTAGATTGATAGATAAGATCAGTAGAGAGTCAAAATTCTTGGAAGTGGTTGCTGGTATAAAAATTTCCATTGAGAAAGACGAAGATCCCTTTCATCGGATGAGATGGATTAGGCTTCTCAACGTAGATGGGAAAGAAAGTGTCAAAGAAGGTAAATGGACTAtgccttcaattggtatcaaagacCTGTTATCTACTTGTGTTAATCATAGAGAAAAGATGGAAACTATATTTGTGGAGGTAAAATCCAGATTTTGTAGTGAAGTGAGATTTGAAAATGCTGTGGAGTGCTATAAAAAGTTGCTCAAGAGGTTTAGGAAGGTCAGAAGTCAATATACGAAAGGAATGATTTCTTTGCATTGA
- the LOC120070934 gene encoding uncharacterized protein LOC120070934 isoform X1 — MEQQQQKKRLCSHSRTSSSKGKRKRQPHSLFDLNTTFSLLLAAVSNPHNPYSASLIPKCLTHLHSALLPQSPHPLHTLPPPILSLLPLLILSQRQRIASRAAEIVGSASLLSLRMNEVIALDDGVVRALISALACSKRMVALAACNALLDLSTTSFGRQSLVHFSAIQRLISAFLQVSASSEMSVSVGTVYNENSVSLKARFEGDELSVSILNAAIVLINTCHFIHLEKIPGYHLKAFLAFLRNQWIEVRSKMMQINKIKCSQEQFDMSNISTNDLAVSIFRLSVSTDRVSGVFPVKEVKTLLGLSGSNFEEFMLNHWEASPWLMRKSSRTINEEADIIGSFMGSMTSIEKIHSFVSPMLGRLVSCSPIASDELDIHNFLEEARNELGFPLIYQQDIRVLRTDERLKKEIHFFHKNFEPCCTKGPHFLKLNDALKCEEAFKEGYTIALRGMEFRCEKIAAIANTVACLFGQPSVGANMYLTPPSSQGLARHYDDHCVFVCQLAGSKQWTVFSPPRTCLPRLYDSHEFPSCSEVESPFTVGRQFLLREGDVLYIPRGFLHEARTVNDGPDGSSLHLTFGIEIEPPFENKSCAVTNMLFVKYGTLTCFHGTQATFWTQYFWKSRWEGFVHTAVYCWNWSHNPKEYDTLFAPMSLELLHFAIWLISVSDHNFRKACLVAASSLASDTNNRLDLNQKATFSRLIDKISRESKFLEVVAGIKISIEKDEDPFHRMRWIRLLNVDGKESVKEGKWTMPSIGIKDLLSTCVNHREKMETIFVEVKSRFCSEVRFENAVECYKKLLKRFRKVRSQYTKGMISLH, encoded by the exons ATGGAGCAGCAACAGCAGAAGAAGAGGCTTTGTAGCCATAGCCGCACCTCTTCTTCCAAAGGCAAACGAAAGAGACAACCCCATTCCCTCTTCGATCTCAATACcactttctctcttcttctcgcCGCCGTCTCTAACCCTCACAATCCCTACTCTGCTTCCTTGATTCCCAAATGCTTAACCCACCTCCATTCCGCTCTTCTTCCTCAATCTCCACACCCTCTCCATACTCTTCCCCCTCCAATCctctctcttcttcctcttctcatTCTTTCCCA GCGCCAACGAATTGCTTCTCGTGCTGCTGAGATTGTGGGTTCTGCTTCGCTTCTCTCCCTCCGTATGAATGAAGTGATTGCTTTGGATGATGGGGTTGTGAGGGCTTTGATCTCGGCTTTGGCGTGTTCTAAGAGAATGGTTGCGTTGGCTGCTTGTAATGCTCTTCTCGATTTGTCCACCACGTCGTTTGGCCGGCAAAGCTTGGTGCATTTCTCTGCTATCCAGCGTCTTAT ATCTGCATTTCTGCAGGTTTCAGCCTCTTCAGAGATGTCGGTTTCCGTAGGCACTGTATATAATGAAAATTCTGTAAGCTTGAAGGCAAGATTTGAAGGAGATGAACTTTCAGTATCAATTCTGAATGCAGCTATAGTTCTCATTAACACTTGCCATTTCATACATTTGGAAAAGATACCAGGCTACCACTTGAAAGCATTCTTGGCATTTTTGAGAAATCAATGGATAGAAGTGCGTAGTAAAATGATGCAAATTAACAAAATCAAGTGCTCGCAGGAGCAATTTGATATGAGCAACATTAGCACCAATGATTTGGCTGTGAGTATTTTTAGGCTCTCTGTCAGTACCGATCGCGTTAGCGGAGTTTTTCCAGTGAAGGAGGTTAAAACTTTATTGGGTTTAAGTGGGTCAAACTTTGAAGAATTTATGCTCAACCACTGGGAAGCATCACCATGGCTCATGCGGAAATCCTCAAGAACCATAAATGAAGAAGCTGATATCATCGGATCATTTATGGGGTCTATGACCTCAATTGAAAAGATTCATTCCTTTGTTTCACCAATGCTTGGAAGGTTAGTTTCTTGTAGTCCAATTGCCTCAGATGAACTAGATATACATAATTTCTTAGAGGAGGCAAGAAATGAATTGggatttcctttaatttatcAGCAAGATATACGTGTCCTGAGAACAGATGAGCGTTTGAAAAAAGAGATACATTTCTTTCATAAGAATTTTGAGCCATGCTGCACAAAGGGCCCTCATTTCTTGAAGTTAAATGATGCGCTAAAATGTGAAGAAGCTTTTAAGGAGGGTTATACAATTGCTTTGCGTGGGATGGAATTTCGATGTGAGAAGATTGCTGCTATTGCCAATACTGTAGCATGTCTGTTTGGTCAACCATCTGTAGGTGCTAATATGTACTTGACACCTCCAAGTTCTCAGGGTTTGGCTCGTCATTATGATGATCATTGCGTGTTTGTATGCCAGCTTGCTGGAAGCAAGCAGTGGACTGTTTTTAGTCCACCAAGGACGTGTTTACCTCGCTTGTATGATTCTCATGAATTCCCAAGTTGTTCAGAGGTTGAGAGTCCATTCACGGTTGGAAGACAATTTTTACTAAGGGAGGGTGATGTTTTATATATTCCTCGAGGATTTCTTCATGAGGCTCGTACTGTAAATGATGGTCCTGATGGGTCTTCCCTACACCTTACTTTTGGTATTGAGATTGAACCTCCTTTTGA GAACAAGTCATGTGCTGTGACCAACATGCTTTTTGTCAAGTATGGAACCTTGACATGTTTCCATGGGACACAAGCAACTTTTTGGACCCAATACTTCTGGAAAAGCAG GTGGGAAGGATTTGTTCATACTGCTGTCTACTGTTGGAATTGGAGTCATAACCCAAAGGAATATGATACTTTGTTTGCACCCATGTCTCTAGAACTGCTGCACTTTGCAATTTGGTTAATTAGTGTCTCTGATCATAACTTTCGAAAGGCTTGCTTGGTAGCAGCTAGTTCACTGGCCTCAGACACCAACAATAGGCTTGACCTGAACCAAAAGGCTACTTTCAGTAGATTGATAGATAAGATCAGTAGAGAGTCAAAATTCTTGGAAGTGGTTGCTGGTATAAAAATTTCCATTGAGAAAGACGAAGATCCCTTTCATCGGATGAGATGGATTAGGCTTCTCAACGTAGATGGGAAAGAAAGTGTCAAAGAAGGTAAATGGACTAtgccttcaattggtatcaaagacCTGTTATCTACTTGTGTTAATCATAGAGAAAAGATGGAAACTATATTTGTGGAGGTAAAATCCAGATTTTGTAGTGAAGTGAGATTTGAAAATGCTGTGGAGTGCTATAAAAAGTTGCTCAAGAGGTTTAGGAAGGTCAGAAGTCAATATACGAAAGGAATGATTTCTTTGCATTGA
- the LOC120070934 gene encoding uncharacterized protein LOC120070934 isoform X4, with product MNEVIALDDGVVRALISALACSKRMVALAACNALLDLSTTSFGRQSLVHFSAIQRLISAFLQVSASSEMSVSVGTVYNENSVSLKARFEGDELSVSILNAAIVLINTCHFIHLEKIPGYHLKAFLAFLRNQWIEVRSKMMQINKIKCSQEQFDMSNISTNDLAVSIFRLSVSTDRVSGVFPVKEVKTLLGLSGSNFEEFMLNHWEASPWLMRKSSRTINEEADIIGSFMGSMTSIEKIHSFVSPMLGRLVSCSPIASDELDIHNFLEEARNELGFPLIYQQDIRVLRTDERLKKEIHFFHKNFEPCCTKGPHFLKLNDALKCEEAFKEGYTIALRGMEFRCEKIAAIANTVACLFGQPSVGANMYLTPPSSQGLARHYDDHCVFVCQLAGSKQWTVFSPPRTCLPRLYDSHEFPSCSEVESPFTVGRQFLLREGDVLYIPRGFLHEARTVNDGPDGSSLHLTFGIEIEPPFENKSCAVTNMLFVKYGTLTCFHGTQATFWTQYFWKSRWEGFVHTAVYCWNWSHNPKEYDTLFAPMSLELLHFAIWLISVSDHNFRKACLVAASSLASDTNNRLDLNQKATFSRLIDKISRESKFLEVVAGIKISIEKDEDPFHRMRWIRLLNVDGKESVKEGKWTMPSIGIKDLLSTCVNHREKMETIFVEVKSRFCSEVRFENAVECYKKLLKRFRKVRSQYTKGMISLH from the exons ATGAATGAAGTGATTGCTTTGGATGATGGGGTTGTGAGGGCTTTGATCTCGGCTTTGGCGTGTTCTAAGAGAATGGTTGCGTTGGCTGCTTGTAATGCTCTTCTCGATTTGTCCACCACGTCGTTTGGCCGGCAAAGCTTGGTGCATTTCTCTGCTATCCAGCGTCTTAT ATCTGCATTTCTGCAGGTTTCAGCCTCTTCAGAGATGTCGGTTTCCGTAGGCACTGTATATAATGAAAATTCTGTAAGCTTGAAGGCAAGATTTGAAGGAGATGAACTTTCAGTATCAATTCTGAATGCAGCTATAGTTCTCATTAACACTTGCCATTTCATACATTTGGAAAAGATACCAGGCTACCACTTGAAAGCATTCTTGGCATTTTTGAGAAATCAATGGATAGAAGTGCGTAGTAAAATGATGCAAATTAACAAAATCAAGTGCTCGCAGGAGCAATTTGATATGAGCAACATTAGCACCAATGATTTGGCTGTGAGTATTTTTAGGCTCTCTGTCAGTACCGATCGCGTTAGCGGAGTTTTTCCAGTGAAGGAGGTTAAAACTTTATTGGGTTTAAGTGGGTCAAACTTTGAAGAATTTATGCTCAACCACTGGGAAGCATCACCATGGCTCATGCGGAAATCCTCAAGAACCATAAATGAAGAAGCTGATATCATCGGATCATTTATGGGGTCTATGACCTCAATTGAAAAGATTCATTCCTTTGTTTCACCAATGCTTGGAAGGTTAGTTTCTTGTAGTCCAATTGCCTCAGATGAACTAGATATACATAATTTCTTAGAGGAGGCAAGAAATGAATTGggatttcctttaatttatcAGCAAGATATACGTGTCCTGAGAACAGATGAGCGTTTGAAAAAAGAGATACATTTCTTTCATAAGAATTTTGAGCCATGCTGCACAAAGGGCCCTCATTTCTTGAAGTTAAATGATGCGCTAAAATGTGAAGAAGCTTTTAAGGAGGGTTATACAATTGCTTTGCGTGGGATGGAATTTCGATGTGAGAAGATTGCTGCTATTGCCAATACTGTAGCATGTCTGTTTGGTCAACCATCTGTAGGTGCTAATATGTACTTGACACCTCCAAGTTCTCAGGGTTTGGCTCGTCATTATGATGATCATTGCGTGTTTGTATGCCAGCTTGCTGGAAGCAAGCAGTGGACTGTTTTTAGTCCACCAAGGACGTGTTTACCTCGCTTGTATGATTCTCATGAATTCCCAAGTTGTTCAGAGGTTGAGAGTCCATTCACGGTTGGAAGACAATTTTTACTAAGGGAGGGTGATGTTTTATATATTCCTCGAGGATTTCTTCATGAGGCTCGTACTGTAAATGATGGTCCTGATGGGTCTTCCCTACACCTTACTTTTGGTATTGAGATTGAACCTCCTTTTGA GAACAAGTCATGTGCTGTGACCAACATGCTTTTTGTCAAGTATGGAACCTTGACATGTTTCCATGGGACACAAGCAACTTTTTGGACCCAATACTTCTGGAAAAGCAG GTGGGAAGGATTTGTTCATACTGCTGTCTACTGTTGGAATTGGAGTCATAACCCAAAGGAATATGATACTTTGTTTGCACCCATGTCTCTAGAACTGCTGCACTTTGCAATTTGGTTAATTAGTGTCTCTGATCATAACTTTCGAAAGGCTTGCTTGGTAGCAGCTAGTTCACTGGCCTCAGACACCAACAATAGGCTTGACCTGAACCAAAAGGCTACTTTCAGTAGATTGATAGATAAGATCAGTAGAGAGTCAAAATTCTTGGAAGTGGTTGCTGGTATAAAAATTTCCATTGAGAAAGACGAAGATCCCTTTCATCGGATGAGATGGATTAGGCTTCTCAACGTAGATGGGAAAGAAAGTGTCAAAGAAGGTAAATGGACTAtgccttcaattggtatcaaagacCTGTTATCTACTTGTGTTAATCATAGAGAAAAGATGGAAACTATATTTGTGGAGGTAAAATCCAGATTTTGTAGTGAAGTGAGATTTGAAAATGCTGTGGAGTGCTATAAAAAGTTGCTCAAGAGGTTTAGGAAGGTCAGAAGTCAATATACGAAAGGAATGATTTCTTTGCATTGA